The following DNA comes from Nocardioides sp. JQ2195.
CACTCCGAGTACCAGGACAACCTGTTCATGCTCTCGCTCTCGCGGGGTGGCCAGTCGATCTGGATGAGCGAGGCCGACGCGGCCAAGGTCGGGGTCAAGGACAACGACTGGATCGAGGCGGTCAACCGCAACGGCGTGGTCGCCGCGCGCGCGATCGTCAGCCACCGGATGCCGGAGGGAACGGTCTACATGCACCACGCGCAGGACCGGCTGATCGACGTGCCGATCACGGAGACCTCCGGCAAGCGGGGCGGCATCCACAACTCGCTGACCAGGTTGCTGATCAAGCCCAGTCACCTGATCGGCGGCTACGCCCAGCTGTCCTGGGCGTTCAACTACATCGGACCGACCGGCAACCAGCGAGACGAGGTGACCGTGATCCGCAAGCGGTCGCAGGAGGTTCAGTACTGATGAAGGTCATGGCGCAGATGGCGATGGTGATGAACCTCGACAAGTGCATCGGGTGCCACACCTGCTCGGTGACCTGCAAGCAGGCCTGGACGAACCGGGCCGGCACCGAGTACGTGTGGTTCAACAACGTCGAGACCCGGCCCGGGCAGGGCTACCCGCGCCGCTACGAGGACCAGGAGACCTGGAAGGGCGGCTGGACCCTCAACAAGCGCGGCAAGCTGACCCTCAAGAGCGGCAACCGGGTCAAGAAGCTGTTCACCATCTTCAGCAACCCGAAGATGCCCTCCATCGAGGACTACTACGAGCCGTGGACCTACGACTACGCCACGTTGACCGATGCCCCGGCCCAGGAGCACACCCCGGTCGCCCGGCCCAAGTCGTTGCTCACCGGCAAGAACATGACGATCAAGTGGTCGGCCAACTGGGACGACAACCTCGGTGGTTCCGAGGAGACCTGGGCCAACGATCCCGTCCTGTCCAAGGTCTCGGGAGAGGTGAAGCGCTCCCTGGAGGAGACCTTCATGTTCTACCTCCCGCGCATCTGCGAGCACTGTCTCAACCCCTCGTGCGTGGCGTCGTGCCCCAGCGGCGCGATCTACAAGCGCAGCGAGGACGGCATCGTCCTGGTCGACCAGGACAAGTGCCGCGGTTGGCGGATGTGCATCTCGGGCTGCCCCTACAAGAAGATGTACTTCAACCACCGCACCGGCAAGGCCGAGAAGTGCACGTTCTGCTACCCGCGGATCGAGGTGGGCCTGCCGACGGTCTGCTCGGAGACCTGCGTCGGTCGGCTGCGCTACCTCGGCCTCGTCCTCTACGACGCGGACGCGGTTCTCGAGGCCGCGGCCACGGAGGACGACAAGGACCTCTACGAGGCGCAGCGTTCGGTGCTGCTCGACCCGAACGACCCCGAGGTGGTGAAGGCAGCCGAGCGCGACGGCATCCCGTTCGACTGGATCCAGGCCGCGCAGAAGTCACCGATCCACGCGCTGATCAACGTCTTCAAGGTGGCGCTCCCGCTGCACCCGGAGTACCGCACGATGCCGATGGTCTGGTACATCCCGCCGCTGTCGCCGGTCATCGACGTGGTCAAGGAGACCGGCGAGGACGCCGAGGACGACACCAACCTGTTCGCCGCGATCGACGCCCTGCGGATCCCGGTCGAGTACCTCGCCGAGCTGTTCACCGCCGGCGACACCACCGTCGTGGACGCCGTGCTGAAGAAGCTGGCGGCGATGCGCTCCTACATGCGCGACATCAACATGGGCCGTGAGCCCAATGCCGCCATACCTGAGGCGGTCGGGATGGGCGAGGAGGAGATGTACGACATGTACCGCCTGCTCGCGCTGGCCAAGTACGACGAGCGCTACGTGATCCCGGCGGCACACGTGGAGCAGGCCCACTCGCTGGAGGAGCTCGCCACCGAGTGCTCGCTCGACTTCGAGGGCGGGCCGGGGATGGGCGGCTCCGGTCCGTTCGGTGAGGGTTCCGGCTCACAGGTGGTCCCGGTCGCGGTGGAGAACTTCGCCGTCCTCCAGGACCGGCAGACCAGTGACTCGGTGGCGTCCCCACCGGACAAGCACAGCAGGATCAACCTGTTGAACTGGGACGGCAAGGGCACCCCGAGTGGGCTCTTCCCGCCGCGTGACGAGGACGAGTCATGAAGCTCTGGAAGCGCCAGCCGCGGCTGGAGGACGACGCGGTGCGCGCGACGTGGCAGTGCGTCTCGCTCCTCCTGGACTACCCCGCCGACGACGTCGAGGCCGTCCGCCACACGGTCCCGCACCTGCCCGACCCGGTGCGGGAACCGTTGGAGACGTTCCTGGCGCACCGGGACGGTACCCCGATCGTGGAGCTGCGCGCCGACTACGTCGAGACCTTCGACACCCGGCGTCGCGGCAACCTGTTCCTGACCTACTTCGTGCACGGTGACACCCGTCAACGGGGGATGGCGCTGCTCAGGTTCAAGGACACCTACGAGGCCGCCGGCGTCGACCTCGACCCGGGGGAGCTGCCCGACCACCTGTGCGTCGTGCTCGAGTTCGCCGGCACGGTCGACCTCGAGAGCGGTCGTGCGCTGCTGCTTGACCACCGTGCCGGGTTCGAGGTCCTGCGACTCCACCTGCGCACCGCGGGTTCGCCCTGGGTGAGCCTGCTCGACGCCGTCGCCGAGACGCTGCCGACCCTGGCCGGCGACGAGGAGGAGGCGATCCGCCGGCTGGTGGCGGCGGGACCCCCGAAGGAGGAGGTCGGCCTGACGCCGTACGGCACGCCGTCGTTCGACGCGGCGCTGATGGAACGCACCTCCGGCGGTCCGGTCGACCTGCCGATGCCGACGGTGCCGATCGGGTCGCAAGGATCAGGGTCGACCGCTTCGACGTGGAGGAGTGCCTGAGATGGACGAGTTGCTCTGGGTGATCATTCCGTACGTGTGCCTGACGACCTTCGTGCTGGGGCACGTCTGGCGCTACAACTACGACAAGTTCGGGTGGACCACCCGATCCTCGCAGCTCTACGAGAAGCGCCTCCTGCGCTGGGGAAGTCCGTTGTTCCACTTCGGCATGATCGGGGTCTTCTTCGGCCACGTCATGGGGCTCGGCATCCCGCAGTCGTGGACCGATGCGGTCGGCATCAGCGACGAGGTCTACCACGCGTTCGCCGTCGGGGGTGGCGTGCTCGCCGGTGCCGCCACCCTGGCCGGGTTGGCGATCCTGGTCTACCGACGTCGCACGGTCGGCCCGGTCTTCTCCGCGACGACCGTGATGGACAAGGTGATGTACGCCGTCCTGGCGATCGTGATCCTGCTCGGCATCTGGAACACGATCGCCGGCGGGATCCTCAACCTCGGCGGCCACTACAACTACCGCGAAGGCGTCTCGGTCTGGTTCCGCGGCATCTTCCGCTTCGACCTGCACCCGGGCCTGATGGGCGAGGCACCCATCGGATTCCAGATCCACGGGATGGCGGCGATGCTGCTGTTCGCGCTGTGGCCGTTCACCCGCCTGGTGCACGTCTTCAGTGCTCCGCTGGGCTACCTCACCCGCCCCTACATCGTCTATCGCTCCCGCGACGCCCATGCCGGTGCCCGGGCGCCGCAGCGCGGGTGGGATCCCGCCGACCGGGGCGCGGACCGACATGTGTGAGCACTGCGGCTGCCGTGGGGTGCCTCCGATCGCGGAGCTGATGGACGAGCACTACGCGCTGCTCGACGACGCCCACGAAGTACGCCGCGCGCTCGGGGCGGGCGACCGGGCCGGTGCGAGCCGGCTGATGGAGCGCCTCGTGGCGCACCTCGACGTCCACGTCCGGCGCGAGGAACGAGGAATCTTCACCGCCATGCGAAGCCAGGGGGAGTTCGTCGAGGAGGTCCAGCAGCTCGAGGGCGAGCACCGCTCCCTCGACGCCGCCATCGGCGGCCTGGACCCGGAGGACCCGGGATTCGACGACGTGGTCTCCGAGCTGTTCCGCGAGCTGTCCGAGCACATCGACCGCGAGAACCTCGGCATCTTCCCGGTCTCCGTGGTCACGCTCGGTGCCTCGGGCTGGGAGCTGGTGCAGCAGGCTCGGGACGAGCTTCCGTCCTTCCTTCCGAGCCTCCACGACTGAGTAGGGTGGGTCCATGGAGAGCACATCACTGAAGCAGCTGGTCGACACCCAGATCGAGGCGGCCCGAGCGGCCTCTGCCGGCCGGTCCGCATCGACCGTCCACGGTGGGCGCGAGCACGACCTGCGCCAGACCGTGATCGCCCTGGTGGAGGGCCGCTCGCTCGGCGAGCACGAGTCCCCCGGAGAGGCGACTCTGCAGGTGTTGCGTGGCCAGGTGCGGCTGCACGCCGGCGGGTCGACGTGGGAGGGTGCCGAGGGTGACTACCTGCTGATCCCGCAGGAGCGCCACGACCTCGAGGCGGTCACCGATGCAGCCGTGCTGCTCACCGTGGCCACCCGTGCGAGTTGACCGCCACCCGGATGACCCGTGCGCTCCTGGTGACCTTCTCGTTGCTGCCGGACGGTGAGCACGGAGGCGAGGCCCTGGTCCCTGCCCTCGCCGAGCGGGGCGTCGAGTCCCGTTGGGTGAGCTGGGACGACCCCGAGGTCGACTGGGCCGCCGCCGACGTCATCGCCGTGCGGTCCACCTGGGACTACCACCGCCGCCACGACGACTTCATGGCGTGGGCCCGTCGCGTGGACCAGCTGACCACGCTGCTCAACGGCGCCGCGGTGTTCGAGTGGAACGCCGACAAGTCCTACCTGATCGAGCTCGGCGAGCGGGTGGCCGTCGTACCCACCGGCCTGCTCGACGACAGCAACTTGCGCGGCGGGCTCGAGGCCGCCCTCGACCGCCACAACCCGGCCGTCCTCAAGGGCCGGGTGAGCGCCGCGGGGGTGGGCGTCGTGGTGGTCGAGGCCGCCGACGACCAGCGCCTCTCCGGCCTGACCGTCGGCCCGTGGGTGGTGCAGCCCCTGGTCGAGTCGGTGCGCACCGAGGGGGAGGCGTCCGTCTTCGTGATCGGCGGAGAGGTGGTCTCCCAGGTGAACAAGCTGCCGGGAGACGGTGAGATCCGGGTCCACGAGGAGTACGGCGGTCGCAGCATGCCTGTCCCGATCGTGCCCGAGCACGCCGAGCTCGCCCTGGCGGCAGTCGCGGCCGCCGAGGCGATCACGGGCGCCGGTCTCGACTACGCCCGCGTCGACATGATGCGCCTGGCCGACGGCACGCTGGCCGTGAGCGAGCTCGAGCTGATCGAGCCCGGCCTCTATCTCGACCTGCTCCCCGGCAACGCCGATCCCTTCGCCGACCTCGTCGCGCGAACGGGCAACTCTTGATGCGCGAACGCGCAATTGTTGATGCGCGAACGGGCAATTGTTGATGCGCGAACGGGCATCCTCGACGGTTCGCCCTGCTCGGTCGGCTCTCCGGTCGGTCACCTTCCGGAACGACGTACATTTGCACTCGCCGGGGTCGAGTGCTAAACATGAGGCTGGCACTCTCGTCATGAGAGTGACAACAACGGGACCGGTGAGTTGAGGTCCGAAGCGTCGGCGGGAAGGGTCCGCCGGGTCAGCCGGATCGTCCGTCGCGGGCAGCTCTCCGACTCCGTTCCAACTCTTAGCACCAAGGAATCGCAGGAGTTATGCCGAAGCTGATTGCTTTCAACGAAGAGGCGCGCCGCGGTCTCGAGCGGGGCATGAACACCCTCGCCGACGCCGTCAAGGTGACGCTTGGCCCCAAGGGCCGCAACGTCGTCCTGGAGAAGAAGTGGGGCGCCCCCACGATCACCAACGACGGTGTCTCGATCGCCAAGGAGATCGAGCTCGAGGACCCCTACGAGAAGATCGGGGCCGAGCTCGTCAAGGAGGTCGCCAAGAAGACCGACGACGTCGCCGGTGACGGAACGACCACCGCCACGGTGCTCGCCCAGGCGATGGTCCGAGAGGGCCTGCGCAACGTGGCCGCGGGTGCGAACCCGATGGGTCTCAAGCGTGGCATCGAGACCGCTGTCGCCGCCGTGTCCGAGCAGCTGCTCGGCATGGCCAAGGACATCGAGACCAAGGAGCAGATCGCGTCTGCTGCCACCATCTCCGCCGGTGGCGACACCACCGTCGGTGACGCCATCGCCGAGGCGATGGACAAGGTCGGCAAGGAAGGCGTCATCACCGTCGAGGAGTCGAACACGTTCGGCATCGACCTCGAGCTGACCGAGGGCATGCGGTTCGACAAGGGCTACATCTCGGCCTACTTCGTCACCGACCCCGAGCGCATGGAGACGGTCCTCGAGGACGCCTACGTCCTCATTGCGAACTCCAAGATCTCCAACGTCAAGGACCTGCTCCCGCTGCTCGAGAAGGTCATGCAGTCCGGCAAGCCGCTGCTGATCCTGGCCGAGGACGTCGACGGCGAGGCCCTGTCCACGCTGGTCGTCAACAAGATCCGTGGCACCTTCAAGTCCGTGGCCGTCAAGGCTCCGGGCTTCGGTGACCGCCGCAAGGCCATGCTGCAGGACATCGCGATCCTCACGGGTGGCCAGGTCATCTCCGAGGAGGTCGGCCTCAAGCTCGAGTCGGCTGGCATCGAGCTCCTCGGCCAGGCCCGCAAGGTCGTCATCACCAAGGACGAGACCACCATCGTCGAGGGCTCGGGCGACCAGGCCCAGATCGAGGGCCGGGTCAACCAGATCCGTGCCGAGATCGAGAACTCCGACTCCGACTACGACCGCGAGAAGCTGCAGGAGCGCCTGGCCAAGCTGGCCGGCGGCGTTGCAGTCATCAAGGTCGGCGCGGCCACCGAGGTCGAGCTCAAGGAGCGCAAGCACCGCATCGAGGACGCCGTTCGCAACGCGAAGGCTGCCGTCGAGGAGGGCATCGTCGCCGGCGGTGGCGTGGCGCTGGTCCAGGCCGCCGACCTCGCGTTCGAGAAGATCGAGCTCGAGGGTGACGAGGCCACGGGTGCGAACATCGTGCGCGTCGCCACCGACGCCCCGCTGAAGCAGATCGCGATCAACGCCGGCCTCGAGGGTGGCGTCATCGCGGAGAAGGTCCGCAACCTCGAGTCGGGCCACGGCCTCAACGCGGCCACCGGCGAGTACGTCGACATGATCGCCGAAGGCATCATCGACCCCGCCAAGGTGACCCGCTCGGCCCTGCAGAACGCCGCGTCGATCGCCGCGCTGTTCCTCACCACCGAGGCCGTCGTCGCCGACAAGCCGGAGAAGGCCGCCCCGATGGGCGACCCGACCGGTGGCATGGGCGGCATGGGCGGCATGGACTTCTGATCGGTTCCCGATCGGAGTCCTCGCCACCACGCGAGACAGCTTCACCGAACGGCCCCCGGGATTCGTCCCGGGGGTCGTTCCCCATTTTCCGCGAACGGGCAATTCTTGCTGCGCCAGCGTGCAGTTGTTGTGGCGCGAGCGGGCAGTTCTTGGTGCCTGCCCAAGTCGAACTGCGGCCCGCCTCCTGACGACTGGAGACAAGAACGGGTTGGGCCGACCTCTAGGATCGAGGCCATGCGTAGATCTCTCGTGGCTGTGCCGCTCCTGCTCGTGCTCACCGTGACCGTCGGGTGCGGCGACGACGACAAGGACAGCGACTCGAGCCCGGAGCCGACCACCTCGGCCAGCGCTGCACCGGGTGGGGAGGGGAGTGACGCCCCGAGCGAGGAGCCCTCCGAGGAGCCGACCGCTCAGACCACCCAGCCGGTCACCGGGGAGCAGTTCTGCACCGACACCCAGGAAGCACTGCACGGCAGCTCGTCCGACCAGATCCTGCAACAAGTGGCTCAGGTCGTGGCCGACGGACTTCCCGAGGACATGCCGAAGGATGCGGTCGACGGCATCCAGGTCCTGATCGACATCGCCCCGCAGCTGGACAAGGCATCGACGGCGATCCAGGCCTACACCGACCTGAGCTCGACCCAACGCAGCAACGTGAACTCCCTCGCAGCCTACCTCACCACGACCTGCGGCAAGAACCTGATCGCCGACATCGTGCCGGCGCTCAAGGAACTCCCCAGCGAGCTGAGGTCGCTGCTGCCGAAGGAACTCACCAAGCACTGAGCCCGTCGTCACCGCCCACGACGCACAATGGACTCGTGACCGACCGACTCCTCAACGCCCGCGCCGTCGTGATGCGTGACCTCGAGGCCACCGGGGTCGCCAACCCCGAGATCGTCTCCGTGCTGGAGGACGCAGTCAGCGAGCGACGATGGTGGGCTGAGCAATGGCCCGCAGGGGCGTCGTACGTCGGTGGGCTGGTCGCCCAGGACGTGCAGGACGCGCTCCTCGAGCGAATGGGCCGTTGGCCGGTCTGCCCGCGCTGCGACGCCGCCGTGCACGCGCTCTACATCCACCCCGAGCTCGGCGGCCCCGACCCTGTCTGGGTCTGCGAGGAATCGGGAGCCACGGTGGCGCCGCTCGGCGAACTCGGAGGTTCGGCCATCAACAAGTGACCGTTCGCGCAGCAACAAGTGACCGTTCGCGCAGCAAGAAGTGACCGTTCGCGTCACTAGGGTGAGGGCATGACGGTGCACGGACTGTTGTTGGCTGCAGGCGCAGGTCGCCGGATGGGAACACCGAAGGCGCTGGTCGACGACTGGCTGGAGCGTTCGGTCGAGGGCCTGCGGGCCGGTGGTTGCGACGACGTGACCGTCGTGCTG
Coding sequences within:
- the narH gene encoding nitrate reductase subunit beta, whose product is MKVMAQMAMVMNLDKCIGCHTCSVTCKQAWTNRAGTEYVWFNNVETRPGQGYPRRYEDQETWKGGWTLNKRGKLTLKSGNRVKKLFTIFSNPKMPSIEDYYEPWTYDYATLTDAPAQEHTPVARPKSLLTGKNMTIKWSANWDDNLGGSEETWANDPVLSKVSGEVKRSLEETFMFYLPRICEHCLNPSCVASCPSGAIYKRSEDGIVLVDQDKCRGWRMCISGCPYKKMYFNHRTGKAEKCTFCYPRIEVGLPTVCSETCVGRLRYLGLVLYDADAVLEAAATEDDKDLYEAQRSVLLDPNDPEVVKAAERDGIPFDWIQAAQKSPIHALINVFKVALPLHPEYRTMPMVWYIPPLSPVIDVVKETGEDAEDDTNLFAAIDALRIPVEYLAELFTAGDTTVVDAVLKKLAAMRSYMRDINMGREPNAAIPEAVGMGEEEMYDMYRLLALAKYDERYVIPAAHVEQAHSLEELATECSLDFEGGPGMGGSGPFGEGSGSQVVPVAVENFAVLQDRQTSDSVASPPDKHSRINLLNWDGKGTPSGLFPPRDEDES
- the narJ gene encoding nitrate reductase molybdenum cofactor assembly chaperone, which codes for MKLWKRQPRLEDDAVRATWQCVSLLLDYPADDVEAVRHTVPHLPDPVREPLETFLAHRDGTPIVELRADYVETFDTRRRGNLFLTYFVHGDTRQRGMALLRFKDTYEAAGVDLDPGELPDHLCVVLEFAGTVDLESGRALLLDHRAGFEVLRLHLRTAGSPWVSLLDAVAETLPTLAGDEEEAIRRLVAAGPPKEEVGLTPYGTPSFDAALMERTSGGPVDLPMPTVPIGSQGSGSTASTWRSA
- the narI gene encoding respiratory nitrate reductase subunit gamma; translation: MDELLWVIIPYVCLTTFVLGHVWRYNYDKFGWTTRSSQLYEKRLLRWGSPLFHFGMIGVFFGHVMGLGIPQSWTDAVGISDEVYHAFAVGGGVLAGAATLAGLAILVYRRRTVGPVFSATTVMDKVMYAVLAIVILLGIWNTIAGGILNLGGHYNYREGVSVWFRGIFRFDLHPGLMGEAPIGFQIHGMAAMLLFALWPFTRLVHVFSAPLGYLTRPYIVYRSRDAHAGARAPQRGWDPADRGADRHV
- a CDS encoding hemerythrin domain-containing protein — encoded protein: MCEHCGCRGVPPIAELMDEHYALLDDAHEVRRALGAGDRAGASRLMERLVAHLDVHVRREERGIFTAMRSQGEFVEEVQQLEGEHRSLDAAIGGLDPEDPGFDDVVSELFRELSEHIDRENLGIFPVSVVTLGASGWELVQQARDELPSFLPSLHD
- a CDS encoding cupin domain-containing protein, whose translation is MESTSLKQLVDTQIEAARAASAGRSASTVHGGREHDLRQTVIALVEGRSLGEHESPGEATLQVLRGQVRLHAGGSTWEGAEGDYLLIPQERHDLEAVTDAAVLLTVATRAS
- the groL gene encoding chaperonin GroEL (60 kDa chaperone family; promotes refolding of misfolded polypeptides especially under stressful conditions; forms two stacked rings of heptamers to form a barrel-shaped 14mer; ends can be capped by GroES; misfolded proteins enter the barrel where they are refolded when GroES binds), whose protein sequence is MPKLIAFNEEARRGLERGMNTLADAVKVTLGPKGRNVVLEKKWGAPTITNDGVSIAKEIELEDPYEKIGAELVKEVAKKTDDVAGDGTTTATVLAQAMVREGLRNVAAGANPMGLKRGIETAVAAVSEQLLGMAKDIETKEQIASAATISAGGDTTVGDAIAEAMDKVGKEGVITVEESNTFGIDLELTEGMRFDKGYISAYFVTDPERMETVLEDAYVLIANSKISNVKDLLPLLEKVMQSGKPLLILAEDVDGEALSTLVVNKIRGTFKSVAVKAPGFGDRRKAMLQDIAILTGGQVISEEVGLKLESAGIELLGQARKVVITKDETTIVEGSGDQAQIEGRVNQIRAEIENSDSDYDREKLQERLAKLAGGVAVIKVGAATEVELKERKHRIEDAVRNAKAAVEEGIVAGGGVALVQAADLAFEKIELEGDEATGANIVRVATDAPLKQIAINAGLEGGVIAEKVRNLESGHGLNAATGEYVDMIAEGIIDPAKVTRSALQNAASIAALFLTTEAVVADKPEKAAPMGDPTGGMGGMGGMDF